In the Bordetella genomosp. 10 genome, one interval contains:
- a CDS encoding class I SAM-dependent methyltransferase yields the protein MKETIQNVLNFLGYSLHKRRTVDALHREIEQLRATLNGESIAPQGAELPIQEQNNGDRPPLQLAATAEFAVVGLADLGLEKLIREYDFQSVIDIGAGAQVHAEVFAKFGKDVTAVDLGMSKFHLQKHRDHSDKIKEIYGNFNDLEFDRKFDCVWASHVLEHQLDAGQFLSKALSILKEGGVLAITVPPMKHEIVGGHVSLWNAGLILYRLVLAGVDCSQASILSYGYNISVIVRKRAIDLTDVSLDFDAGDIRRLKEYFPAGLTYHSNELDDPFDGDIQELNWINSTIPPVTEASHFYDLNISERQALVKQAIDSQTTLVSRWEKLASEYTDTWSLRARRAAELIGDVESVADVGCGMMTLESYLPVSVNYVPVDVVRRDDRTIVIDLNKEPMPPLGTKCIVGLGLLEYIFDVSALIKSMSTYHEMAVLSYNSLDYFPDVDERISHAWVNHYTLKQLESIFEQNGFEIAETVQHDNTQTMWRLTRKSTARNPGIAKRVVLTCDFMRTDSGKNFNQKPNLAKITDIILPALTNATTLPVTVFPSGTTDQYRSLIEAAYAAFGMSASIESWAKTYNYWSLEQFNARAGLLALLREAFEDAVVISFEASPMLGSIIEQVAIAHIDMRAHSQRFLDDLPLAFWSDSNDGRDALSEFRIPQQMIEGRVEELRARNANKEIPENSVVFMVQTCHDSSVILENGSFLEIAPYLGKIRNILRKYNAEALLIKPHPLEPQSDIVSSLLTIANSRVTHCNSYELMSSPNVAAIITFSSSTGHEAEAFGKRVHWLSLRRMITSYIPVLYQYRTTDFWRKVLASLGIPNQGAAYASDDISFEPNFLRKRFSIDWDALSTADKATERY from the coding sequence ATGAAAGAGACTATTCAGAACGTACTGAACTTCCTAGGGTACTCGCTACATAAGAGGAGAACCGTCGACGCTTTGCATCGAGAAATTGAACAGCTCAGAGCAACCTTGAACGGTGAGTCGATCGCCCCTCAAGGTGCGGAGCTTCCGATTCAAGAGCAGAACAATGGAGATCGACCTCCATTACAACTCGCCGCGACGGCGGAATTTGCCGTAGTGGGCCTGGCCGACTTGGGCCTAGAGAAGTTAATCCGAGAGTATGATTTTCAATCCGTTATAGATATTGGTGCGGGCGCTCAAGTTCACGCTGAGGTGTTCGCGAAGTTCGGCAAAGATGTCACGGCCGTTGATCTAGGAATGTCTAAATTCCACCTGCAGAAGCACCGGGATCATAGCGATAAAATCAAAGAAATATACGGCAATTTTAATGACCTCGAATTCGATAGAAAATTCGATTGTGTTTGGGCGTCCCATGTTCTCGAACATCAACTCGACGCCGGTCAATTTTTATCAAAAGCGCTGTCAATCCTGAAAGAAGGGGGGGTCCTTGCTATCACCGTCCCTCCCATGAAGCATGAAATTGTCGGCGGACATGTATCGCTATGGAACGCCGGGCTTATCTTGTATCGTCTCGTGCTTGCTGGTGTCGACTGCAGTCAGGCAAGCATATTGTCATATGGCTACAATATTAGCGTCATAGTACGTAAAAGGGCTATTGACTTAACAGATGTGAGCCTTGATTTTGATGCCGGGGACATCCGTAGGCTGAAGGAATATTTCCCTGCTGGACTTACCTATCACAGTAACGAACTAGATGATCCGTTCGATGGTGATATTCAGGAATTGAATTGGATTAATAGCACTATTCCGCCAGTGACCGAAGCTTCACATTTTTATGATTTGAACATTTCGGAGCGACAGGCACTTGTGAAGCAAGCTATTGATTCCCAAACGACACTCGTCTCCAGATGGGAAAAATTAGCGTCAGAATATACTGACACTTGGTCGCTCCGGGCGCGACGGGCTGCGGAATTGATTGGTGACGTCGAGTCCGTAGCAGACGTTGGTTGCGGAATGATGACCTTAGAGTCGTACTTGCCTGTTTCAGTCAATTATGTACCCGTTGACGTTGTGCGGCGAGACGATCGGACTATCGTTATTGATCTCAATAAAGAGCCGATGCCGCCGCTCGGCACAAAATGTATCGTGGGTTTAGGGCTGCTTGAATATATATTCGACGTTTCCGCTCTCATAAAGAGTATGTCGACGTATCACGAAATGGCTGTATTGTCCTACAACTCACTCGACTATTTTCCGGATGTCGATGAGCGAATTAGCCATGCGTGGGTGAATCACTATACATTAAAACAGCTCGAATCCATATTCGAACAAAATGGATTTGAAATCGCCGAGACGGTTCAGCACGATAACACGCAGACGATGTGGCGTTTGACCAGAAAATCGACCGCCCGCAATCCCGGCATCGCAAAACGTGTTGTATTGACATGCGATTTTATGCGTACTGATTCGGGAAAGAATTTCAATCAAAAACCGAATTTGGCGAAAATCACCGATATTATACTTCCCGCGTTGACCAACGCCACTACGCTGCCTGTTACGGTATTCCCATCAGGTACAACGGATCAGTATCGTAGCCTGATAGAGGCGGCATACGCAGCATTTGGCATGTCTGCATCGATAGAATCGTGGGCTAAAACATATAATTACTGGAGCTTAGAACAATTCAATGCCAGGGCCGGCTTGCTGGCGTTACTTCGAGAGGCGTTTGAGGATGCTGTTGTCATTTCATTCGAGGCGTCTCCAATGTTAGGCAGCATAATCGAACAGGTCGCCATTGCTCACATAGACATGAGAGCGCACTCACAAAGATTCCTAGACGATCTTCCGCTGGCGTTTTGGTCCGATAGTAACGATGGTCGAGATGCACTTAGTGAGTTTCGGATTCCGCAACAAATGATAGAAGGCCGGGTCGAAGAGCTACGTGCCAGAAATGCGAATAAAGAAATACCTGAAAACAGTGTCGTGTTCATGGTGCAAACTTGCCATGACTCTTCGGTTATTTTAGAAAACGGGTCTTTTCTCGAAATAGCTCCTTATCTTGGAAAAATCAGGAATATATTGCGAAAATATAACGCAGAAGCTCTGCTAATTAAACCGCATCCGCTCGAGCCGCAGAGCGATATCGTCAGTTCTTTATTGACTATTGCCAATAGTCGCGTTACGCATTGCAATTCGTATGAATTGATGAGTTCGCCCAACGTTGCGGCGATAATAACTTTTTCCTCTTCTACAGGTCATGAAGCGGAGGCGTTCGGGAAACGAGTCCACTGGTTGTCGTTACGCCGTATGATCACCAGCTATATACCCGTACTATATCAATATCGTACGACCGACTTTTGGAGGAAGGTCTTGGCGAGCCTTGGTATCCCGAATCAGGGTGCGGCCTATGCTTCAGACGATATAAGTTTTGAGCCTAATTTTTTGCGCAAGCGTTTTTCCATCGATTGGGATGCGCTGTCGACGGCGGATAAGGCAACTGAGAGATATTAG
- a CDS encoding glycosyltransferase has product MPPDDEKTQLAILQDQLEAAEARYERAMRDLERMRRAFARTGGSASSRELQRLRHEITVMRNSNIWRATAPVRFVLDTVKRPKAAVARLRNLLMLVRHSAATDGWPATLKKIEMKLGRHFGGVGRAKGAAMKPLQRLGAPAPARLVFRVLLIAETTLPQCFKYRVLQKQKMIEQLGYECTIVSWRNPDECMHELQTHALAILYRTPSFPEVMKMIAEARQLGVPTLWEVDDLIFDADKYSTNANLKDLHTAEMEHLLRDANLYRQAMVACDGCIASTPALATAMLESGSKQAYVIENALDVDTLRIAEAIGRNGAKPVDGFVRIVYGSGTRTHDTDFRQIAPAILQVMRNHENVRLRIIGHLRLSVDFEAYEGRIERYPLSDYATYLNLLSECDINIAPLEDSVFSDAKSNIKFLEGAIVGLPTVCSPRSAFKAAITDGLDSYLADGVAEWREALEKLVTDPQLRKDMGVRARERALDGYGHLGIGTRQVLPVLKQFERPDTRPKLRVLAVNIFFEPRSFGGATVVAEEMAKSLGQREDIEYSVFTTLPTERADAYQIVRYDAKGSVVFGMGLPPEGDRTFDYDNPQVYGAFMQAIRALQPNVVHLHCIQGMGAGLVDICQAEGIPYAVTLHDAWWICARQFMITPANRYCYQTTINLDVCSAHCISRLENEPRQDRLREALMGADLLLSPSVFFRELYIQNGFDPDRVVVNKNGVKPRAHPRLAPKGENRKLRFGYVGGDSYIKGAPLIKKFFSSTPHTNYELVVVDNALNLGMHSISAKLWACTGTLKVVPAFTQETIDDFFDSIDVLLFPTQWKESFGLAVREALLRDVWVVATDAGGVAEDIVDGENGSIIPFDDKGEQLAVVLSALLEHPERLFDFKNPYADKIRLFDEQANELYGLLADIVR; this is encoded by the coding sequence ATGCCGCCCGACGATGAAAAGACGCAGCTTGCCATCCTGCAGGATCAGTTGGAGGCCGCCGAGGCGCGCTATGAGCGGGCCATGCGCGATCTGGAACGGATGCGGCGAGCTTTCGCGCGTACCGGTGGATCCGCATCGTCGCGCGAATTGCAACGTCTGCGGCATGAAATCACGGTCATGCGCAACTCCAACATCTGGCGCGCGACTGCCCCTGTACGTTTCGTGCTTGATACCGTCAAGCGACCGAAGGCGGCAGTTGCCCGGCTCCGCAATTTATTGATGCTCGTCAGGCACTCCGCGGCGACTGACGGATGGCCAGCCACGCTCAAGAAAATCGAGATGAAGCTGGGTCGGCATTTTGGCGGCGTGGGTAGAGCAAAAGGCGCAGCGATGAAGCCATTGCAGCGCTTGGGTGCGCCGGCGCCTGCGCGGCTGGTATTCAGGGTATTGCTTATTGCAGAGACCACACTGCCACAGTGTTTCAAGTATCGAGTTCTGCAAAAGCAGAAAATGATCGAGCAACTGGGATATGAGTGCACGATCGTGTCCTGGCGTAACCCGGACGAGTGCATGCATGAACTGCAGACTCATGCGCTCGCGATCCTCTATCGCACGCCCTCTTTTCCCGAGGTCATGAAGATGATCGCCGAGGCGCGCCAACTGGGCGTTCCGACGCTATGGGAAGTCGATGACCTGATCTTCGATGCCGATAAATATTCCACCAATGCCAACCTGAAGGATCTGCATACCGCGGAAATGGAGCATCTCCTGCGCGATGCCAATCTCTACCGGCAGGCCATGGTGGCTTGCGATGGCTGCATTGCTTCCACGCCGGCGCTCGCCACGGCCATGCTGGAGAGCGGTTCCAAACAGGCATACGTGATCGAAAATGCGCTGGATGTGGATACGTTGCGGATTGCGGAGGCCATTGGCAGGAATGGCGCAAAGCCGGTCGACGGCTTTGTGCGTATCGTTTATGGCTCGGGTACGCGCACGCATGACACGGATTTTCGTCAAATCGCGCCCGCGATCCTCCAGGTCATGCGTAATCATGAAAACGTACGTCTCCGAATTATTGGCCATTTAAGACTGTCGGTCGACTTCGAGGCTTACGAAGGCAGGATCGAACGCTATCCCCTATCAGATTACGCAACGTATCTGAATCTGCTGAGCGAATGTGACATCAATATCGCGCCTTTGGAAGACAGTGTCTTCAGTGACGCCAAATCCAACATCAAATTCCTGGAAGGCGCCATTGTAGGCCTGCCCACGGTCTGTTCTCCGCGGTCGGCGTTCAAAGCCGCAATCACCGATGGACTGGATAGCTATCTCGCCGATGGCGTAGCGGAATGGCGCGAGGCGCTGGAAAAACTGGTCACCGACCCGCAACTGCGCAAGGACATGGGTGTCCGGGCTCGCGAACGCGCCTTGGACGGCTATGGCCATCTTGGCATCGGCACGCGCCAGGTATTGCCTGTCCTGAAGCAGTTCGAGCGCCCGGACACTCGTCCAAAGTTGCGCGTACTGGCGGTGAATATCTTTTTCGAGCCGCGTAGCTTCGGCGGTGCGACGGTGGTCGCGGAGGAGATGGCGAAATCATTGGGTCAGCGTGAGGATATCGAGTACTCGGTGTTTACGACCCTGCCAACTGAAAGAGCCGACGCCTACCAGATCGTTCGCTATGACGCCAAAGGCAGCGTGGTGTTCGGAATGGGTCTCCCGCCCGAAGGGGACAGGACCTTCGACTACGACAATCCCCAGGTGTACGGCGCCTTCATGCAGGCCATCCGTGCGCTTCAGCCCAATGTCGTTCATCTTCACTGCATACAGGGCATGGGGGCGGGCCTGGTGGACATATGCCAGGCGGAGGGCATTCCGTACGCGGTGACGTTGCATGACGCCTGGTGGATCTGTGCGCGGCAGTTCATGATCACGCCAGCAAATCGATATTGCTACCAGACGACTATTAATCTCGATGTGTGTAGTGCGCACTGCATTAGCCGGCTGGAGAACGAGCCTAGGCAGGATCGCCTGCGCGAGGCGTTGATGGGCGCAGACTTGCTGCTTTCTCCCAGCGTCTTTTTTCGTGAGCTTTATATTCAGAATGGCTTTGATCCGGATCGCGTCGTTGTCAACAAAAACGGCGTCAAGCCGCGAGCGCATCCTAGGCTCGCCCCGAAGGGCGAGAACCGCAAGCTTCGGTTCGGCTACGTGGGTGGCGATTCCTATATAAAGGGCGCTCCGCTGATCAAGAAATTCTTTTCCAGCACACCGCACACCAACTATGAGCTAGTGGTGGTCGATAACGCTTTGAATCTGGGCATGCACTCGATCAGCGCAAAGCTTTGGGCATGTACCGGCACTCTGAAGGTCGTGCCGGCCTTTACTCAGGAAACCATCGACGATTTCTTCGATAGCATCGATGTACTACTGTTCCCGACGCAATGGAAGGAAAGCTTCGGGCTCGCTGTGCGAGAGGCATTGCTGCGGGACGTCTGGGTGGTCGCAACGGACGCGGGTGGCGTTGCCGAAGATATTGTTGATGGGGAGAATGGAAGCATCATCCCGTTTGATGACAAGGGTGAGCAGTTGGCCGTGGTGCTTAGTGCTCTTTTGGAGCACCCCGAGCGATTGTTCGACTTCAAAAATCCGTATGCCGATAAAATTCGCCTTTTCGACGAACAGGCCAATGAATTATATGGTTTATTGGCCGACATAGTGCGGTAA
- a CDS encoding DUF2142 domain-containing protein, which translates to MADDLYVLAGGREPARRAAVPARLLILLALACGILLNALIPPGQSPDEESHLARSYLLSMGQILLDRNPGGSGGAIDDGLLKFDDIFHAIGVSGKLDAALMDGVAPNIRWTGTRSQRSYAGTGYYFPVIYLPQALALAISRALNLSIAHSYTLARAFVFLTTLGLIVAAGRLVTPSSVVLALLAMPMVIFQSISTTIDGLALGLCMLALSCFMALLQSQRVEGERGLFLVMCIAVFILAGSRAHALPMILLPFVVAWHRRSRQLLLFSLLVLVLTLAWTSFALITVQDPRIPREVGTSQVLRYYLLHPFKFLGIVGATLKDKWAYYRDTFIGTLGYLDVYLPAWYESVAFIVMILLGLVSFQWRNQTRGETVGRIVLAIGAVGSCVLVFLALLATWTPFPSTMVDGVQGRYFHIPAMMLAYAVAGSQPLDGRRRYALDMVLIVFFLANLGMTADALLSRYWVPERNYREQQFASAAHDPVVLSKDNVLSGEFDAPANGSLYSVAFNLGTYFGRANGDLQVEVCGKQCVRGRTNVALAVDNRYAYLGLDKPLLVTVGESLQLTVTMSSNSTHPVVLWAGKGRTGGLHVKMNGQAIELAPDFLPAVQ; encoded by the coding sequence TTGGCTGATGATCTCTATGTTCTGGCCGGCGGGCGAGAACCAGCGCGCAGGGCCGCCGTTCCGGCTAGGCTTCTGATTCTGCTCGCCCTGGCCTGCGGGATCCTCCTCAATGCGCTCATCCCGCCCGGTCAATCTCCAGATGAGGAGTCGCACTTGGCGCGTTCGTATCTACTCTCAATGGGTCAGATATTGCTGGATCGGAACCCTGGTGGGTCCGGGGGCGCCATCGACGACGGGTTGCTAAAGTTCGACGATATTTTCCACGCCATAGGCGTGAGCGGGAAACTGGATGCAGCCCTGATGGACGGCGTCGCACCCAATATCCGATGGACCGGCACGCGCAGTCAGCGAAGTTATGCCGGTACAGGTTATTATTTTCCAGTCATTTATTTGCCGCAAGCTCTCGCGCTGGCAATATCGCGTGCGCTGAATCTATCGATCGCTCATAGCTACACACTGGCGCGCGCCTTTGTGTTTCTGACGACGCTCGGATTGATTGTGGCGGCCGGCCGCCTGGTTACGCCTAGTTCCGTCGTACTGGCGCTGCTGGCCATGCCCATGGTCATTTTCCAGTCCATTTCGACGACCATAGACGGGTTGGCGCTGGGCTTATGTATGCTGGCGCTCAGTTGCTTTATGGCGCTCTTGCAATCGCAGCGTGTGGAAGGCGAGCGCGGATTGTTCTTGGTGATGTGCATTGCCGTCTTCATCTTGGCTGGCAGTCGCGCGCACGCCCTGCCTATGATTTTGCTGCCATTTGTTGTCGCGTGGCATCGCCGCAGCCGGCAGTTGTTGTTATTCAGTTTGCTGGTGCTGGTCCTGACGCTGGCCTGGACATCATTCGCGCTGATAACGGTGCAGGATCCGCGTATCCCGCGGGAAGTAGGCACGAGCCAGGTGTTGCGTTATTACCTGCTGCATCCGTTCAAGTTCTTGGGCATCGTCGGGGCAACCCTCAAAGACAAATGGGCCTACTATCGGGATACATTTATTGGCACGCTGGGCTATCTCGACGTTTACCTGCCTGCGTGGTATGAGAGCGTCGCATTTATTGTCATGATCTTGCTGGGTTTGGTTTCATTTCAATGGCGTAATCAAACCCGTGGAGAAACGGTGGGTCGCATTGTGCTGGCAATCGGTGCCGTGGGATCCTGCGTGCTGGTTTTCCTGGCGTTGTTGGCAACTTGGACGCCGTTTCCCAGTACGATGGTCGACGGAGTGCAGGGACGTTATTTCCACATCCCAGCTATGATGCTGGCATATGCCGTCGCCGGCTCACAGCCGCTTGACGGCCGGCGTCGGTACGCATTGGACATGGTATTGATTGTCTTTTTCCTCGCCAACCTGGGCATGACCGCCGATGCTCTGCTTTCCCGCTATTGGGTGCCGGAGCGGAATTATCGTGAGCAGCAGTTTGCTTCGGCGGCACATGATCCGGTGGTTCTGTCCAAGGATAATGTTCTTAGCGGCGAATTCGACGCTCCCGCGAATGGATCGCTCTATTCGGTGGCTTTCAACCTGGGCACATATTTTGGCCGTGCGAATGGCGATCTGCAGGTCGAGGTCTGTGGCAAGCAGTGCGTGCGCGGGCGAACCAATGTCGCGCTGGCTGTGGACAATCGGTATGCCTACCTGGGCTTGGACAAGCCCTTGCTTGTGACTGTCGGCGAGTCGCTGCAATTGACGGTGACGATGTCGTCCAATTCGACACACCCCGTGGTGTTGTGGGCAGGCAAGGGCCGTACGGGCGGGCTTCATGTGAAGATGAACGGCCAGGCGATCGAGCTGGCTCCGGACTTCCTTCCCGCAGTCCAGTAA
- a CDS encoding ABC transporter ATP-binding protein, with the protein MASIEFKDVCVDFPIYNANGRSLKKRLLQVATGGQLGADQQGRVVVRALENLSFTLGDGDRLGLVGHNGAGKSTLLRLLSGVYSPSSGTAQIHGHLGSLIDISLGIDPEATGRENIYIRAALLGMNKRYIDRELENIIDFSDLGDFVDMPVRTYSSGMHLRLAFSVSTILRPEILLMDEWLSVGDEAFKQKAEQRMGELVKATNILVIATHSQQLLMHTCNKALWLEHGKIRMAGDVETIAQAYFG; encoded by the coding sequence ATGGCTTCGATAGAATTCAAAGATGTCTGTGTCGACTTCCCTATTTACAACGCGAACGGGAGGTCATTGAAGAAGCGCCTGTTGCAGGTGGCCACGGGTGGCCAATTGGGCGCGGACCAACAGGGCCGTGTGGTGGTACGTGCCTTAGAGAATCTGTCCTTCACCCTGGGTGATGGCGATCGCTTGGGGCTGGTTGGCCACAACGGGGCCGGCAAGAGCACATTGCTGCGTTTGCTCAGTGGAGTTTATTCGCCTTCCTCTGGGACGGCCCAGATCCACGGTCACCTCGGTTCCTTGATTGATATCTCGCTGGGCATCGATCCGGAGGCGACCGGCAGGGAAAATATCTATATCCGTGCTGCATTGCTAGGCATGAACAAACGCTACATCGATCGCGAGTTGGAAAACATCATCGATTTTTCTGATCTCGGCGATTTCGTTGATATGCCTGTGCGGACCTATTCGTCCGGCATGCATTTGCGCCTGGCCTTCTCGGTGTCGACCATCCTGCGTCCGGAAATTCTTTTGATGGACGAATGGTTGTCGGTTGGCGATGAGGCATTCAAGCAGAAAGCCGAACAACGGATGGGCGAGTTGGTCAAGGCGACCAATATTCTCGTCATCGCCACACACTCGCAGCAATTGCTTATGCACACTTGCAACAAGGCTCTTTGGCTGGAGCACGGCAAGATTCGCATGGCTGGTGACGTGGAAACCATCGCGCAGGCATATTTTGGCTGA
- a CDS encoding ABC transporter permease: MNTRSISTATRDIFSAFGRLSLVTILGWQDVRQRYRRSALGPFWLTISMGVMIGTIGIVFGQIFKSPMHEFLPFVAAGIILWGFVSSCVTEGCTGFISAEGIIKQLPIPLFVHILRMLWRNIIILGHNIVILPLIFLVVAKPVGWIALLTLPGFLLVTVNVAWVALILAVLCARYRDLPQIVASVLQVVFYLTPIMWMPSHLPARAALFLLNLNPCYHLLQVVRAPLLGEAPSSLNWIVAVLMAVGGWAIALAVYGRYKRRIAYWL, from the coding sequence ATGAACACGAGATCAATTTCCACTGCTACCCGCGACATTTTTTCGGCCTTCGGCCGCCTTTCACTTGTCACGATTTTGGGCTGGCAGGACGTACGGCAGCGGTACCGGCGGTCGGCATTGGGGCCCTTCTGGCTGACTATCAGCATGGGCGTGATGATCGGCACAATAGGAATCGTGTTTGGGCAGATATTCAAGTCCCCGATGCATGAGTTCCTGCCTTTCGTGGCAGCCGGGATCATTCTCTGGGGCTTCGTGTCTTCCTGCGTCACCGAGGGATGCACAGGTTTCATTTCGGCCGAAGGCATTATCAAACAACTGCCCATTCCGTTGTTCGTTCATATTCTGAGGATGCTTTGGCGCAATATCATTATCCTCGGCCACAATATCGTAATTCTTCCACTGATATTCCTCGTCGTCGCGAAGCCGGTCGGCTGGATAGCCTTGTTGACGCTGCCGGGGTTTCTGCTCGTCACCGTGAACGTGGCGTGGGTTGCGTTGATCCTGGCGGTGTTATGTGCTCGGTATAGGGACTTGCCGCAGATTGTCGCCAGCGTTCTTCAGGTGGTTTTTTATCTCACGCCGATCATGTGGATGCCTTCGCATTTGCCGGCACGTGCCGCGCTGTTCCTCTTGAACCTCAATCCTTGCTACCACCTCCTGCAAGTTGTGCGTGCGCCTTTGCTCGGGGAAGCGCCATCGTCGTTGAACTGGATCGTCGCGGTATTGATGGCCGTAGGCGGCTGGGCGATTGCGCTTGCTGTATATGGCCGCTATAAGCGGCGTATTGCTTATTGGCTCTGA
- a CDS encoding EamA family transporter: MNYFVAVLCVLGIAAGQILFKMCAQSLHRTGSFFVMETATTLFLALALYGITTIAWIWVLQKLDLGRVYPFMALAFVLVPIASHFIFNEQFKPQYFIGVGLIMVGIVVAVKA, encoded by the coding sequence ATGAACTATTTTGTCGCCGTACTTTGCGTCCTGGGTATCGCCGCTGGCCAGATTCTATTCAAGATGTGTGCACAATCCCTGCATCGGACTGGCAGCTTCTTCGTGATGGAGACGGCAACGACGCTGTTCCTGGCCCTGGCCCTGTACGGCATCACGACGATTGCCTGGATTTGGGTACTTCAGAAGCTCGATCTTGGGCGCGTATATCCCTTCATGGCTCTTGCATTCGTGCTCGTACCCATCGCCAGCCACTTCATCTTCAATGAGCAATTCAAACCCCAATATTTCATCGGGGTAGGACTGATCATGGTAGGCATTGTCGTGGCAGTAAAGGCCTGA
- a CDS encoding glycosyltransferase family 2 protein: protein MRARWTIEQYCARIGVVIPSYKVRKHILDVIAGIGKEVTHIYVVDDKCPENSGDFVEANCRDPRVHVVRHVENQGVGGAVMTGYAAAIADGVDVIVKVDGDGQMDPRLIPIFVEPILAGEADYTKGNRFFDLEKVQSMPKVRLFGNAALSFLTKLSSGYWDLFDPTNGYTAIHAEVARYLPFHKIAKRYFFETDILFRLNTLRAAVMDIPMAAKYGDEVSNLKIKSIIGDFTLKHIRNFSKRIFYNYYLRDMSLASMQLPVGFLLVIFGLLYGSAHWLTSIRNGIPTTSGAVMLAVTPILLGVQFILAFIGHDISSTPKRAIHTLTKGMGTREEAVK from the coding sequence ATGCGAGCCAGGTGGACAATCGAACAATATTGCGCCCGTATCGGTGTAGTTATACCGAGCTACAAAGTACGCAAGCACATTCTGGACGTGATTGCCGGGATAGGCAAGGAAGTCACTCACATCTACGTTGTAGACGATAAGTGTCCGGAGAATTCCGGCGATTTCGTCGAGGCGAATTGCCGCGACCCGCGAGTGCATGTCGTTCGTCACGTGGAAAATCAGGGAGTTGGCGGCGCCGTCATGACCGGGTATGCCGCCGCCATTGCGGATGGCGTTGATGTGATTGTCAAGGTCGATGGCGATGGTCAAATGGATCCGCGGCTTATCCCTATCTTTGTGGAACCCATTTTGGCCGGCGAAGCGGACTATACGAAGGGCAATCGTTTTTTTGATCTTGAAAAGGTGCAGAGCATGCCGAAAGTGCGATTGTTCGGCAATGCGGCGCTTTCTTTCCTGACCAAGCTCTCGTCGGGCTATTGGGATCTGTTCGACCCGACCAATGGCTATACCGCGATCCATGCGGAAGTGGCACGGTACCTGCCTTTTCACAAAATCGCAAAGCGATATTTCTTCGAAACAGACATTTTGTTCAGATTGAACACGTTGCGCGCCGCGGTGATGGATATCCCTATGGCCGCCAAATATGGTGACGAAGTCAGTAATCTGAAAATCAAATCGATCATTGGCGACTTCACGCTGAAACATATTAGGAACTTTTCCAAGCGCATTTTTTATAACTATTACCTGCGGGATATGTCGCTAGCTTCCATGCAGCTTCCGGTTGGTTTTTTGTTGGTGATATTCGGTTTGCTTTATGGCAGCGCGCATTGGCTCACATCCATACGCAATGGTATCCCCACTACGAGCGGAGCCGTTATGCTGGCAGTTACGCCAATATTACTTGGCGTGCAATTCATTCTGGCATTCATCGGTCATGATATTTCGTCAACGCCCAAGCGTGCTATTCATACGTTGACCAAGGGTATGGGAACCCGCGAAGAGGCAGTCAAATGA